The Prunus dulcis chromosome 3, ALMONDv2, whole genome shotgun sequence genome segment TAGAGAAATAAGAAATGACAAGCAAAGGTAGTTAGAATAGAAGTTATCAAAAACAATTTAATGTTAGCGAAGAACAATCAAATTTCTAATGTTAAACACGTATTGAGACACTAGAAGCAGATTTCAACAAGCTGGACTAAGTTTAACTGGTGGGCTCTGTGAAATTTCATCTCCAATATGAACTGGTAACTGGGTTCAATTAGTTTTACAAGTTTTTTTCAGTCCCTGATATCATAACTGGTGGATCTGGATACTTACGGTAGATGCGGAACATTGCAGAGTCTAGTGGCAAATAAATGCAATTGACGCTCTGATATGAGATTTTAGTTGATTGCACACTACACTAGTATTTCTCATTTAGTACAAGTAGCTCATACCTAATTCATTCTGAGTGCCGTTCGACTTTTCCAAAGTTGACACTGACACATTAAGTTCAGGCTCTGCACTATCCAGTGCTTCCTCCAGTGTGTCTTCCACCTGTATCTCGTCATAATACATCACAAAATCAGCAAGCATTTACAGTTCTGAAAATAAAACATACAGAAGCCAAAAGGTAAATTGACCTTGTTCCCATCATTGCCCCCATTTCCCCAAGTATCTGTGTCAGCATCAGGCCTACTTAATGTACCATCCATAACCCTGTTATCCATATTGTTGCTTCCAATGTCATCCTCCATTTCAAGATGAGATCTACTTGAGCCAACAACAATACTCTCACCATGTTTACTTGAATCTCCACTCATAGATCTTTCAAATGCATGACTGAATTCTTCAATAGCCACTTCAGGTGAACCTGTCGGGACTTCAAAATTATCAGTTTGTTTAATTAACTTCAACTTATCAGAAATGGTTGCCTGCTCTCTTGTGTCAACCAGCTCAGATTGTTTGTTGCCATTCTCAACTAAAGAAGGATTTGTCTCTAGAAACCTATCAATATCATCAGCTGAAAATGGATCACTTGATGGATTTGACTGTAAAATCCTCTTCTTTAGAGCcgaaattgaagcaaaaggGCTCTTTGGTGGTGTTGGAGAAGCTAAATGAATAGACCCTTCTGCCCCCTGTTTGCGCTTAGCAGGTGTTTTACTGCGTATCCCTTTAACCAAGTTATCTATGTCTGTCAAGACATTTGTAGGCTTTGGCAAGGTTCTTCTTGAAGACCTATAATCAACCTTGCGGATACTTGGGAATTCTGGGAGGcttaatttcttcattttaatAGGCTTGATCTTCAAGTGCTCCTGTAAAAGACTGACCGCCCCATCCCCTTCTAGATCTGCACAATTTTTAGACAGCAGGTCATGTAAAATTTCACCCAGTTCTTTATCTGCCTTAGCTGTTGCACCTGTGAAGATTACAGTTGTCATGCCATCAGGAAGGAATAATAGGAGGGGTGGGGagtaaaaaaaatgcatgatAGGAAAAGGGAAAAGGGAGATAACAGGGAAAACTATTAATTCACACAGCAGATGCTAAAAGACCTTTTCTCTTTAACAGGAATTGCTTACCAGCTAAATCCACCTCCTCCAATGCAACATCTTTGTTTTCTGCTTGTGAGCTGTGATTCAATGGACTGTGAATGCTTGTTTCAAGCATATCTTGAGAGGTTTTACCATTCTCACTAGTTTCAGCATCGGTCGATGGATAGAGAGGCTTATATTTAGCTGACCTCCTGTGTTATCAACAAAAATGCTGTCTTACACCACAAATAGGAAAAAGGATGGTGCACGCTAATGCAGGCATATTGAAGGAATAGATGAAAGTATTTATTTTAGGCCAGTaaacaaattttaataataCCCCAAAATTCCTGGTTGACGGCTCCGTTTAATCGGGGATGGATTTTGCTGATCTGCATCCAACACAGCACCACCCATCTGcttctctatttcttttttagcaTCTGTGCACCAATCAGAAAGCAGTAAAAGTTTACAGTTGCTCAAGGGTTTGTAGTATAGATTCAGAAGTACAGAGGGAGTGCAACTTACTCTCATGCCTCTCATAGGCTGTCCATAATTCCTCAGTGTCTTTCAAGTTTTTGATATCCAAAGGTGGTAGCAGACTCATAGCAGGTTGACTgcaaattgaataaaacaaacatcaaCCTGTATCTTTAACAGAGTAAAAGTACTTCTTAAGAAAATGAAGCATCAACCATAAGCTTTACCTGGAATTAGGCTTCACAGAGAAACGAGCCCGTTTACGACCCAAGGCTCGTCTTTGCTGTCGAGGGTTTTCCTCAGCCATTTCAGGAACAACTGCATCTTTCTGTTTCAATGCTTGTGGATTAACAGACTTCGGAATTTCCGAAGTACCACTTACAATGTTTTTCGCCTGATCTTTAAGTTTAGTTGGACTCTGTTGTAAGGCCTGAAAAAGCAGAATAAATAATTAACCATGATTGCTTCCCACCCAGTGATTGAACTACAGTGTACCATGTCATTGACTCAACGGCGGAACATAGAATGACTTTATTTGAGACAAAACTTGGAAGCAAAAAACATATGTTATACTTATAGAGTCAGTTCCGCACTGCATGCGAGACACTAAGCTATAAGTTCAGTAATGACAAACCCCATGGTTCTCGGCCTGCTTGTTGAATTTtaacaaatcaaatcaaatcatagacaaaataataataataactggTATTATGAGCTTTCCAAAATTAGTATCCCCAaaatttgaaaggaaaaattgaagGATTACACTTTTTTATTACAGTTTTCAGTTTTCCCAAATTCCAAGTGCCAAACGAGGTGTCAAAAGTTTAGCATTATATGCATTTATCTGCTTTTCATTCGTTTTCTCAGCAACGAAACAGGATTATAGCCTTCATTTAAGAACCCAGATCAAAATAGTTACATTAAGCTCAATCAACTAGACATTGAACCCTCCacctcaaaaaataaaaatagaagatTCATAACTACACAGTAACAACCCATCCTGCACTTTATAGATCAGaaaattagagagagagagagagagagagagagagagagagagagagagagagagagagagagagagagaaaaaacaatCTGACTGGAAACTCACAGTAAGCAGGAACAAAattaaactcaaattccaattttgaaaagtataagaAGAAAGTGGGTGAGAAATGAGAACGGAGATAGAGCGAGGGTAGGTACCACGGACTTGAGTTGAGTATGGATGGTTTGTAGGTCGTTGCCGATGTCGTAGGGCTTGGAATTGTCCGGTAAGATTTTCCCGCTATTTGGGAAGACGGCGAGGCCTGTGTAACCCTGCAGCGGGTCCACTGGGTCGGAGCTCTGAACCTCGTTCATCTCACATGTCAAGTTTCAGGAGAGAACcctaagagagagaaagagaagactCACACAACGATTCGAAAAGTTGAGCGGGAGGGAGcagggttttttttgtttttttatttttggaccGTCCGCACCCCGACCACTCATGTTCGTGTAAAAAAGTTATTTGCGCTGGCACGCACTCAATTTTTCAGCAATTACACGAACACTGGAGTTTCAGATTGTTTTTACTCATTACGTTAATTTTTCGTCCAAAAATTACCAATGTCATCTAAAAACCTTCTTCGATTGAAAAATTTAACCTTAAAAATTAGACCTCACGTTTGTATGTGCAATCTAATTTTTGAGAATAAAAGTTGTCATTTGAGGTTAATTGCAGAAATTATCGAAATAGTGCACAAGttaattagaaaaagaaagaattaagCAAGCAGATTTGAGTGCAGCTAAACGaattctaaaattaactgagtacatcatattataaaattatttattaaattactcATTTACCCCAAtataaaataaccaaaaaagatatctaccttttctttttttcttcttcttcttcttaaaaaatttgagagtccacaaaacccaatttttttttatttttttttatttttatcccATCACCTTTCTTTCTACTCTCAACTTGTAGAAATCATTTTATTCTCAATcccattataatttataagccATTCAGCTAAAACTcctattatttt includes the following:
- the LOC117623207 gene encoding centromere protein C isoform X4, whose translation is MNEVQSSDPVDPLQGYTGLAVFPNSGKILPDNSKPYDIGNDLQTIHTQLKSVALQQSPTKLKDQAKNIVSGTSEIPKSVNPQALKQKDAVVPEMAEENPRQQRRALGRKRARFSVKPNSSQPAMSLLPPLDIKNLKDTEELWTAYERHENAKKEIEKQMGGAVLDADQQNPSPIKRSRQPGILGRSAKYKPLYPSTDAETSENGKTSQDMLETSIHSPLNHSSQAENKDVALEEVDLAGATAKADKELGEILHDLLSKNCADLEGDGAVSLLQEHLKIKPIKMKKLSLPEFPSIRKVDYRSSRRTLPKPTNVLTDIDNLVKGIRSKTPAKRKQGAEGSIHLASPTPPKSPFASISALKKRILQSNPSSDPFSADDIDRFLETNPSLVENGNKQSELVDTREQATISDKLKLIKQTDNFEVPTGSPEVAIEEFSHAFERSMSGDSSKHGESIVVGSSRSHLEMEDDIGSNNMDNRVMDGTLSRPDADTDTWGNGGNDGNKVEDTLEEALDSAEPELNVSVSTLEKSNGTQNELDQLHSTEVEEHPTDGLSRNLDTGPETHNERIQEHSGALLNKQIKANSRPRRKQKSKEVSKRQSRAAVDEDPADGRSRNLDSGSETHNEIMQEPSGASLNQQIKANSPQQRKRKSKEVSKRQSLAGAGTLWQSGVRRSTRIKTRPLEFWKGERLLFGRIHESLPTVIGMKYASPGKGDGKAPLKVKSFVSDKYKELVELAALH
- the LOC117623207 gene encoding centromere protein C isoform X2 encodes the protein MNEVQSSDPVDPLQGYTGLAVFPNSGKILPDNSKPYDIGNDLQTIHTQLKSVALQQSPTKLKDQAKNIVSGTSEIPKSVNPQALKQKDAVVPEMAEENPRQQRRALGRKRARFSVKPNSSQPAMSLLPPLDIKNLKDTEELWTAYERHENAKKEIEKQMGGAVLDADQQNPSPIKRSRQPGILGRSAKYKPLYPSTDAETSENGKTSQDMLETSIHSPLNHSSQAENKDVALEEVDLAGATAKADKELGEILHDLLSKNCADLEGDGAVSLLQEHLKIKPIKMKKLSLPEFPSIRKVDYRSSRRTLPKPTNVLTDIDNLVKGIRSKTPAKRKQGAEGSIHLASPTPPKSPFASISALKKRILQSNPSSDPFSADDIDRFLETNPSLVENGNKQSELVDTREQATISDKLKLIKQTDNFEVPTGSPEVAIEEFSHAFERSMSGDSSKHGESIVVGSSRSHLEMEDDIGSNNMDNRVMDGTLSRPDADTDTWGNGGNDGNKVEDTLEEALDSAEPELNVSVSTLEKSNGTQNELDQLHSTEVEEHPTDGLSRNLDTGPETHNERIQEHSGALLNKQIKANSRPRRKQKSKEVSKRQSRAGLYSAVDEDPADGRSRNLDSGSETHNEIMQEPSGASLNQQIKANSPQQRKRKSKEVSKRQSLAGAGTLWQSGVRRSTRIKTRPLEFWKGERLLFGRIHESLPTVIGMKYASPGKGDGKAPLKVKSFVSDKYKELVELAALH
- the LOC117623207 gene encoding centromere protein C isoform X3; translation: MNEVQSSDPVDPLQGYTGLAVFPNSGKILPDNSKPYDIGNDLQTIHTQLKSVALQQSPTKLKDQAKNIVSGTSEIPKSVNPQALKQKDAVVPEMAEENPRQQRRALGRKRARFSVKPNSSQPAMSLLPPLDIKNLKDTEELWTAYERHENAKKEIEKQMGGAVLDADQQNPSPIKRSRQPGILGRSAKYKPLYPSTDAETSENGKTSQDMLETSIHSPLNHSSQAENKDVALEEVDLAGATAKADKELGEILHDLLSKNCADLEGDGAVSLLQEHLKIKPIKMKKLSLPEFPSIRKVDYRSSRRTLPKPTNVLTDIDNLVKGIRSKTPAKRKQGAEGSIHLASPTPPKSPFASISALKKRILQSNPSSDPFSADDIDRFLETNPSLVENGNKQSELVDTREQATISDKLKLIKQTDNFEVPTGSPEVAIEEFSHAFERSMSGDSSKHGESIVVGSSRSHLEMEDDIGSNNMDNRVMDGTLSRPDADTDTWGNGGNDGNKVEDTLEEALDSAEPELNVSVSTLEKSNGTQNELDQLHSTEVEEHPTDGLSRNLDTGPETHNERIQEHSGALLNKQIKANSRPRRKQKSKEVSKRQSRAAAVDEDPADGRSRNLDSGSETHNEIMQEPSGASLNQQIKANSPQQRKRKSKEVSKRQSLAGAGTLWQSGVRRSTRIKTRPLEFWKGERLLFGRIHESLPTVIGMKYASPGKGDGKAPLKVKSFVSDKYKELVELAALH
- the LOC117623207 gene encoding centromere protein C isoform X1, which translates into the protein MNEVQSSDPVDPLQGYTGLAVFPNSGKILPDNSKPYDIGNDLQTIHTQLKSVALQQSPTKLKDQAKNIVSGTSEIPKSVNPQALKQKDAVVPEMAEENPRQQRRALGRKRARFSVKPNSSQPAMSLLPPLDIKNLKDTEELWTAYERHENAKKEIEKQMGGAVLDADQQNPSPIKRSRQPGILGRSAKYKPLYPSTDAETSENGKTSQDMLETSIHSPLNHSSQAENKDVALEEVDLAGATAKADKELGEILHDLLSKNCADLEGDGAVSLLQEHLKIKPIKMKKLSLPEFPSIRKVDYRSSRRTLPKPTNVLTDIDNLVKGIRSKTPAKRKQGAEGSIHLASPTPPKSPFASISALKKRILQSNPSSDPFSADDIDRFLETNPSLVENGNKQSELVDTREQATISDKLKLIKQTDNFEVPTGSPEVAIEEFSHAFERSMSGDSSKHGESIVVGSSRSHLEMEDDIGSNNMDNRVMDGTLSRPDADTDTWGNGGNDGNKVEDTLEEALDSAEPELNVSVSTLEKSNGTQNELDQLHSTEVEEHPTDGLSRNLDTGPETHNERIQEHSGALLNKQIKANSRPRRKQKSKEVSKRQSRAGLYSAAVDEDPADGRSRNLDSGSETHNEIMQEPSGASLNQQIKANSPQQRKRKSKEVSKRQSLAGAGTLWQSGVRRSTRIKTRPLEFWKGERLLFGRIHESLPTVIGMKYASPGKGDGKAPLKVKSFVSDKYKELVELAALH
- the LOC117623207 gene encoding centromere protein C isoform X7 — protein: MNEVQSSDPVDPLQGYTGLAVFPNSGKILPDNSKPYDIGNDLQTIHTQLKSVALQQSPTKLKDQAKNIVSGTSEIPKSVNPQALKQKDAVVPEMAEENPRQQRRALGRKRARFSVKPNSSQPAMSLLPPLDIKNLKDTEELWTAYERHENAKKEIEKQMGGAVLDADQQNPSPIKRSRQPGILGRSAKYKPLYPSTDAETSENGKTSQDMLETSIHSPLNHSSQAENKDVALEEVDLADLEGDGAVSLLQEHLKIKPIKMKKLSLPEFPSIRKVDYRSSRRTLPKPTNVLTDIDNLVKGIRSKTPAKRKQGAEGSIHLASPTPPKSPFASISALKKRILQSNPSSDPFSADDIDRFLETNPSLVENGNKQSELVDTREQATISDKLKLIKQTDNFEVPTGSPEVAIEEFSHAFERSMSGDSSKHGESIVVGSSRSHLEMEDDIGSNNMDNRVMDGTLSRPDADTDTWGNGGNDGNKVEDTLEEALDSAEPELNVSVSTLEKSNGTQNELDQLHSTEVEEHPTDGLSRNLDTGPETHNERIQEHSGALLNKQIKANSRPRRKQKSKEVSKRQSRAGLYSAAVDEDPADGRSRNLDSGSETHNEIMQEPSGASLNQQIKANSPQQRKRKSKEVSKRQSLAGAGTLWQSGVRRSTRIKTRPLEFWKGERLLFGRIHESLPTVIGMKYASPGKGDGKAPLKVKSFVSDKYKELVELAALH
- the LOC117623207 gene encoding centromere protein C isoform X6, with product MNEVQSSDPVDPLQGYTGLAVFPNSGKILPDNSKPYDIGNDLQTIHTQLKSVALQQSPTKLKDQAKNIVSGTSEIPKSVNPQALKQKDAVVPEMAEENPRQQRRALGRKRARFSVKPNSSQPAMSLLPPLDIKNLKDTEELWTAYERHENAKKEIEKQMGGAVLDADQQNPSPIKRSRQPGILGRSAKYKPLYPSTDAETSENGKTSQDMLETSIHSPLNHSSQAENKDVALEEVDLAGATAKADKELGEILHDLLSKNCADLEGDGAVSLLQEHLKIKPIKMKKLSLPEFPSIRKVDYRSSRRTLPKPTNVLTDIDNLVKGIRSKTPAKRKQGAEGSIHLASPTPPKSPFASISALKKRILQSNPSSDPFSADDIDRFLETNPSLVENGNKQSELVDTREQATISDKLKLIKQTDNFEVPTGSPEVAIEEFSHAFERSMSGDSSKHGESIVVGSSRSHLEMEDDIGSNNMDNRVMDGTLSRPDADTDTWGNGGNDGNKVEDTLEEALDSAEPELNVSVSTLEKSNGTQNELEVEEHPTDGLSRNLDTGPETHNERIQEHSGALLNKQIKANSRPRRKQKSKEVSKRQSRAGLYSAAVDEDPADGRSRNLDSGSETHNEIMQEPSGASLNQQIKANSPQQRKRKSKEVSKRQSLAGAGTLWQSGVRRSTRIKTRPLEFWKGERLLFGRIHESLPTVIGMKYASPGKGDGKAPLKVKSFVSDKYKELVELAALH
- the LOC117623207 gene encoding centromere protein C isoform X5, yielding MNEVQSSDPVDPLQGYTGLAVFPNSGKILPDNSKPYDIGNDLQTIHTQLKSVALQQSPTKLKDQAKNIVSGTSEIPKSVNPQALKQKDAVVPEMAEENPRQQRRALGRKRARFSVKPNSSQPAMSLLPPLDIKNLKDTEELWTAYERHENAKKEIEKQMGGAVLDADQQNPSPIKRSRQPGILGRSAKYKPLYPSTDAETSENGKTSQDMLETSIHSPLNHSSQAENKDVALEEVDLAGATAKADKELGEILHDLLSKNCADLEGDGAVSLLQEHLKIKPIKMKKLSLPEFPSIRKVDYRSSRRTLPKPTNVLTDIDNLVKGIRSKTPAKRKQGAEGSIHLASPTPPKSPFASISALKKRILQSNPSSDPFSADDIDRFLETNPSLVENGNKQSELVDTREQATISDKLKLIKQTDNFEVPTGSPEVAIEEFSHAFERSMSGDSSKHGESIVVGSSRSHLEMEDDIGSNNMDNRVMDGTLSRPDADTDTWGNGGNDGNKVEDTLEEALDSAEPELNVSVSTLEKSNGTQNELDQLHSTEVEEHPTDGLSRNLDTGPETHNERIQEHSGALLNKQIKANSRPRRKQKSKEVSKRQSRAVDEDPADGRSRNLDSGSETHNEIMQEPSGASLNQQIKANSPQQRKRKSKEVSKRQSLAGAGTLWQSGVRRSTRIKTRPLEFWKGERLLFGRIHESLPTVIGMKYASPGKGDGKAPLKVKSFVSDKYKELVELAALH